Proteins encoded within one genomic window of Flavobacteriales bacterium:
- a CDS encoding DNA-directed RNA polymerase subunit omega yields the protein MTDFKKSKANNTTETKNIKDIAGKTGNLYEAVAVMSKRAVQINKDIKEELLSKLAEFATPSESIEELFENSEQIEVSKFYEKLPKGTLIAVQEFLEDNIYHRNTKLDNEEESAA from the coding sequence ATGACAGATTTTAAAAAATCAAAAGCAAACAACACAACGGAAACAAAAAACATAAAAGATATTGCTGGTAAAACAGGGAACCTTTATGAAGCAGTTGCCGTTATGTCTAAAAGAGCTGTTCAAATTAATAAGGATATTAAAGAAGAATTGCTTTCAAAACTTGCTGAGTTTGCAACACCAAGTGAATCAATCGAAGAATTATTCGAAAACAGTGAGCAAATAGAGGTATCTAAGTTTTACGAAAAACTTCCAAAAGGTACTTTAATAGCAGTTCAAGAGTTTTTAGAGGACAATATCTATCACAGAAATACAAAATTAGATAACGAAGAAGAATCTGCTGCTTAA
- the coaBC gene encoding bifunctional phosphopantothenoylcysteine decarboxylase/phosphopantothenate--cysteine ligase CoaBC, translated as MSLFRDKNILIGVSASIAAYKSAHLVREFIKLGANVRVVMTPDSKEFITPLTLSTLSKNPVLSTLVKEENNEEWNNHVKIGLWADVMIIAPATAKTLSKMSSGECDNLLLTTYLSATCPVFFAPAMDLDMLSHQSTQENIQKLISFGNHYIPVSDGELASGLVGKGRMAEPEEIVSFVRDELYKTLPLKGKKLLITAGPTFEAIDPVRFIGNHSSGKMGYSLALHAADLGAYVTLVSGPTHQEINHPNVLEIKVTSTHEMHTECDKYFDSTDAAILSAAVSDYTPSEVSSSKLKKSDEELVLKLKKTTDILKTLGQKKSHQILVGFALETDNEIENAKSKLTKKNLDFIVLNSLNDKGAGFKHDTNKITIIDNDNNLHKFELKSKTDVAVDIINHLIKKL; from the coding sequence ATGTCTCTTTTTAGAGATAAAAATATTCTCATAGGTGTTAGCGCAAGCATAGCCGCTTACAAATCGGCACATTTAGTTAGAGAATTTATTAAACTTGGCGCAAACGTTCGTGTTGTAATGACTCCTGATTCAAAAGAGTTTATTACGCCCTTAACACTTTCAACCTTATCTAAAAATCCAGTACTTTCTACTCTAGTTAAAGAAGAAAATAATGAAGAGTGGAATAATCATGTCAAAATAGGCTTGTGGGCAGATGTAATGATTATTGCACCGGCTACAGCTAAAACTTTATCAAAAATGTCTAGTGGTGAGTGTGACAACTTGCTTTTAACGACTTATCTCTCTGCTACATGTCCAGTGTTTTTTGCGCCAGCTATGGACTTAGATATGCTTTCACATCAATCGACCCAAGAAAATATTCAAAAATTAATTTCTTTCGGCAACCATTACATACCAGTTTCAGATGGAGAATTGGCAAGTGGTTTAGTTGGTAAAGGAAGAATGGCTGAGCCTGAAGAGATAGTTAGTTTTGTTCGTGATGAATTGTACAAAACCCTTCCTTTGAAAGGTAAAAAATTACTTATTACAGCTGGGCCTACTTTTGAAGCCATTGATCCAGTCCGATTTATAGGAAATCATTCATCAGGTAAAATGGGGTATTCTTTAGCTTTACACGCTGCAGATTTAGGAGCTTATGTTACCTTAGTTTCTGGTCCAACACATCAAGAAATTAATCACCCTAATGTTTTAGAAATTAAAGTAACTAGTACTCACGAAATGCACACCGAATGCGACAAATATTTTGACAGTACTGATGCTGCAATATTAAGCGCTGCAGTTTCTGATTACACCCCTTCAGAAGTGTCATCTTCAAAACTTAAAAAATCTGATGAAGAATTAGTTCTAAAATTGAAAAAAACTACTGATATTTTAAAAACATTAGGACAAAAGAAATCACATCAAATCCTTGTTGGTTTCGCTCTAGAAACGGATAATGAAATAGAAAATGCTAAAAGTAAACTGACAAAAAAGAATTTAGATTTTATTGTTCTAAATTCATTAAATGATAAGGGGGCTGGTTTCAAACATGACACAAACAAAATTACTATCATTGATAATGATAATAATTTGCATAAATTTGAGTTAAAATCAAAGACTGATGTAGCTGTTGACATTATCAACCATTTGATTAAAAAGCTTTAA
- a CDS encoding DUF4835 family protein → MIPDKEIQISDRQKLQTLQKSVREFVNNRKWTNEVFTEDERIEFNISFNILSKVSTDRYAGTLQVQYSRPIFNSSYYSPILNYLDDEIEFDYIETQPLDYNENTHESNLSAILSYYTYIIIGLDYSTFSSNAGNVYLQKAKKIVENAQSAPEGGWKAFESNKNRYWLAEELLDAKYSSFHDVLYNYHRQGLDIMNEDNEKGRGYVTESIESMRKIKQLNPTAFILQLFFNSKADEISNIYSNAYQEEKNRVYKLLSELDPANLNKYNKIKEKNSINALPTSR, encoded by the coding sequence GTGATACCAGACAAGGAAATACAAATCAGCGATAGGCAAAAGCTTCAAACTCTTCAGAAATCTGTAAGAGAATTTGTCAATAATAGAAAATGGACAAATGAAGTATTTACCGAAGACGAGCGAATAGAGTTTAACATATCGTTTAATATTTTAAGTAAAGTATCAACAGATAGATATGCCGGAACACTTCAAGTACAGTATTCTCGTCCTATTTTTAACAGTTCGTATTACTCTCCAATATTAAACTATCTAGATGACGAAATAGAATTTGACTACATCGAAACCCAACCACTAGATTATAACGAAAATACACACGAATCAAATTTATCAGCCATCTTATCTTATTACACATATATCATTATAGGACTTGATTATTCAACCTTTAGTTCTAACGCTGGTAATGTCTATTTACAAAAGGCTAAGAAGATTGTAGAAAATGCTCAGTCAGCTCCTGAAGGTGGTTGGAAAGCCTTTGAAAGTAATAAGAATCGTTATTGGCTTGCTGAGGAATTATTAGATGCTAAGTACAGTTCATTTCATGATGTTCTTTATAATTATCACCGACAAGGCTTAGATATTATGAATGAGGATAATGAAAAAGGTAGAGGATATGTTACTGAAAGCATTGAGTCCATGAGGAAAATTAAACAACTTAACCCTACAGCCTTTATCTTACAGTTGTTCTTTAACTCTAAAGCTGATGAAATTTCTAATATTTATTCAAATGCTTACCAAGAAGAAAAGAATCGTGTATATAAACTTCTCTCTGAATTAGACCCTGCTAATCTTAATAAGTACAATAAAATTAAGGAAAAAAATTCTATTAACGCACTCCCAACTTCAAGATAA
- a CDS encoding DNA repair protein RecN: protein MIKRLSISNYVLIDKLSIEFNEGFTSITGKTGAGKSILLGALGLILGDRADTQSLANDKRKCIVEAEFQINKYTLQSFFKENDLDYFDLAVVRREISPNGRSRAFINDTPVNLNLLKQISQFLVDIHSQHQTLLINKQDYQLNIIDSYCNNDTLIQTFKEKFSFYKQQLSDLKTLIDKENTLKNEIDYKTFLLNEIEEVKVTKSDDDIDDELIQLENFEEINSKLSLSTELSETNEYSILSLLNELVSNLESIKDKDRNILPVSDRINSLYIDFKDCLYELNALNESYNDGFDNKRLAFLQERSNLINRLLYKHSLKDVNQLISFKEQLKTDLEKIGSIDEEIETLKKVCELSYKQANELAIELSSKRLKGIPTLEKEIISLASDLGMPNSTLIISQKSKSELSSTGIDDFSFNFSANKGVEAMEISKIASGGELSRLMLCFKYILAQKANLSCILFDEIDTGVSGNIAHKMAKLMKKMSSNMQVISITHLPQVAAKANSQLLVSKIENEDKTITTIKELSKDERVVELANMLSGHSVTESSLKNADDLLNT, encoded by the coding sequence ATGATAAAGCGTTTATCCATTAGTAACTATGTATTAATTGATAAACTATCAATAGAGTTTAATGAAGGCTTTACTTCTATTACTGGAAAAACAGGAGCTGGAAAGTCCATACTTTTAGGTGCTCTTGGCTTAATTCTTGGAGATAGAGCCGATACTCAGAGTTTAGCAAACGATAAAAGAAAGTGTATTGTTGAAGCAGAATTCCAAATTAATAAATATACCCTTCAGAGCTTTTTTAAAGAGAATGATCTTGACTATTTTGATTTAGCTGTTGTTCGAAGAGAAATAAGCCCAAATGGGAGGAGTAGAGCGTTTATAAACGATACTCCAGTAAATCTAAATTTACTTAAGCAAATCAGTCAATTTTTAGTTGACATTCATTCTCAACATCAAACCTTGCTTATTAACAAACAAGACTATCAATTGAATATCATTGATTCTTATTGTAACAATGATACCTTGATTCAAACCTTCAAAGAAAAATTTAGTTTTTATAAGCAACAATTGTCAGATCTTAAAACTCTAATTGACAAAGAAAATACTTTAAAAAATGAAATTGATTATAAGACGTTTTTGCTAAATGAAATAGAAGAGGTGAAAGTCACAAAATCTGACGATGATATTGATGATGAATTGATTCAACTTGAAAATTTTGAAGAGATAAATAGTAAACTATCCTTATCAACTGAATTATCTGAAACAAATGAATATTCAATTCTTTCATTATTAAATGAGTTAGTATCAAATTTGGAAAGTATCAAAGATAAGGATCGAAATATTTTACCAGTAAGTGATAGAATCAATAGCCTTTATATTGACTTCAAAGATTGCTTGTACGAGCTCAATGCCTTGAACGAATCGTATAACGATGGCTTCGACAATAAACGTTTGGCTTTCCTTCAAGAAAGAAGTAATTTAATTAATAGATTGCTTTATAAACATTCACTAAAAGATGTAAATCAACTCATTTCTTTTAAGGAGCAATTAAAGACAGACTTAGAAAAAATAGGTTCTATTGATGAAGAGATAGAAACTCTCAAAAAGGTATGTGAATTAAGCTATAAACAGGCAAACGAACTAGCTATTGAATTAAGTAGCAAAAGGTTAAAAGGAATCCCTACACTTGAAAAAGAAATCATTTCTCTAGCATCTGATTTAGGAATGCCAAACTCAACATTGATAATAAGTCAAAAATCAAAAAGTGAATTATCCTCAACTGGAATTGATGATTTCAGTTTTAATTTTTCTGCTAATAAAGGAGTAGAGGCAATGGAAATTTCAAAAATTGCTTCTGGTGGAGAATTATCTAGATTGATGTTGTGTTTTAAATACATTCTAGCTCAAAAAGCGAATTTATCATGCATACTTTTTGATGAAATTGATACAGGTGTTTCTGGTAATATTGCTCATAAAATGGCTAAATTAATGAAGAAAATGTCTTCAAACATGCAAGTCATTAGTATAACTCATCTTCCTCAAGTAGCAGCAAAAGCCAATAGTCAGTTATTAGTGTCTAAGATTGAAAATGAGGATAAAACCATTACCACTATCAAAGAATTAAGTAAAGATGAAAGAGTAGTAGAGTTGGCTAATATGTTGAGTGGTCACTCTGTTACAGAATCATCATTAAAGAATGCAGATGATTTATTGAATACTTGA
- a CDS encoding SDR family oxidoreductase, translated as MSNNLLKGKRGIIFGALDSKSIAWKVAENCKEQGAEFVLTNAPIALRMGTINELAEKTGAQVIPADATSVEDLENLMTKSMEILGGKIDFILHSIGMSVNVRKGRHYTDQNYDFTVKGLDVSAMSFHKVMQAAWKLEAMNDYGSILALSYIAAQRTFPDYNDMADNKSFLESIARSFGYHFGKKNNVRVNTISQSPTITTAGSGVKGFDGFFKYAEQISPLGNASADDCAKYCVTLFSDLSRSVTMQNLFHDGGFSNTGVSEEVLENFLK; from the coding sequence ATGTCAAATAATTTATTGAAAGGAAAAAGAGGTATTATTTTTGGTGCCTTAGATAGCAAGTCTATCGCATGGAAAGTAGCAGAAAACTGTAAAGAACAAGGTGCAGAGTTTGTCTTAACTAATGCACCTATTGCTTTAAGAATGGGTACAATTAATGAGCTTGCTGAAAAGACAGGTGCTCAAGTAATTCCAGCTGACGCTACTAGTGTTGAAGACTTAGAGAATCTAATGACAAAATCAATGGAAATTCTTGGCGGAAAAATTGATTTTATTCTTCACTCAATTGGAATGTCAGTAAATGTTAGAAAAGGCAGACATTATACTGATCAGAATTATGATTTTACTGTTAAAGGTTTAGACGTTTCAGCGATGTCATTCCACAAAGTAATGCAAGCTGCATGGAAACTAGAGGCAATGAACGATTATGGTTCAATTTTAGCTCTATCATATATAGCTGCACAACGAACTTTCCCAGATTACAATGACATGGCTGATAATAAGTCATTCCTTGAAAGTATTGCAAGAAGTTTTGGTTATCACTTTGGTAAGAAGAATAATGTGAGAGTAAATACCATTTCACAATCACCTACAATTACTACAGCTGGGAGCGGAGTTAAAGGCTTTGATGGTTTTTTTAAGTATGCTGAACAAATATCACCTTTAGGAAATGCTTCTGCAGATGATTGTGCAAAATATTGTGTCACTTTATTCTCAGATTTAAGCCGTTCAGTGACTATGCAAAACTTATTCCATGATGGTGGTTTTTCTAATACTGGAGTAAGCGAAGAAGTGTTAGAAAATTTCTTGAAATAA
- a CDS encoding ATP-dependent Clp protease ATP-binding subunit: MDSKFSPRLTDVLSYSREEALRLGHSAIGPEHFLLGILRDGKGSAAMILKALDVDLTALRKVVENSISNNEKSDYSNSNNLELKKQAAKAVKLANLELMVFKSTEIRTIHLLLSMLKDSDSIVTLSLLKFNVDYDTVKNEFSSMIENGDVNESNDVDFTSPSSSLGESDSEEEFFSNNPKKPNRSNTKSSTPVLDNFGRDLTKMATEDKLDPIVGREKEIERVSQILSRRKKNNPILIGEPGVGKSAIAEGLALRIVQRKVSRVLFNKRIISLDLAALVAGTKYRGQFEERMKAILNELETNSDIILFIDEIHTIVGAGGASGSLDASNMFKPALARGELQCIGATTLDEYRQNIEKDGALERRFQKVIVDPTSIDETYRILKNIKERYEEHHNVSYTDEALEACVALTDRYLSDRYLPDKAIDALDEAGSRVHINNINVPENILKLEKDLDAIKSQKGQVIKKQRFEEAAKLRDEERQIENNLKQAKSVWEEELKSHRETVSEDNVAEVVAMMTGVPVQRIAEQESKKLVQMESDLQGRVIGQDEAISKIVKAIRRNRVGLKDPEKPIGSFIFLGPTGVGKTQLAKELAKLMFDSKDSLIRIDMSEYMEKFAVSRLVGSPPGYVGYEEGGQLTEKVRRKPYSIVLLDEVEKAHPDVFNLLLQVMDDGYMTDSLGRKINFKNTIIIMTSNIGSRQLKDFGQGVGFATNAKKESVSSDTKGVIEKALKKAFAPEFLNRIDDVIMFNSLSNEHIHEIIDIELQSLYNRVDDLGFSLNLDDKAKDFIADKGYDSQFGARPLKRAIQKYLEDILAEEIVNANLSEGDTISITLNDSETALEVDIKKAVKKRKPKSNE; this comes from the coding sequence ATGGATTCAAAATTCTCCCCACGGCTAACTGATGTACTGAGTTATAGTCGAGAGGAAGCTCTCAGACTTGGACATAGTGCTATCGGTCCAGAACATTTTTTACTAGGAATATTGAGGGATGGAAAAGGTTCAGCGGCAATGATTCTTAAAGCATTGGATGTTGATCTTACAGCTTTGAGGAAAGTGGTTGAAAACTCTATAAGTAATAATGAAAAAAGCGATTATTCTAATTCGAACAATTTAGAACTTAAAAAACAAGCTGCAAAAGCTGTAAAACTTGCCAATTTAGAATTAATGGTTTTTAAAAGCACAGAGATAAGAACGATACACTTGTTGTTATCTATGCTTAAAGATTCCGATAGTATAGTTACTCTTTCTCTATTAAAGTTTAATGTTGATTACGACACTGTTAAAAATGAATTTTCTTCAATGATAGAAAACGGTGATGTCAACGAATCAAATGACGTTGATTTTACCTCTCCTTCGTCTAGCTTAGGCGAGTCAGATTCTGAAGAAGAATTCTTTTCAAATAATCCAAAAAAACCAAATCGATCAAACACAAAATCTTCTACTCCAGTTCTTGATAATTTTGGAAGAGATCTAACTAAAATGGCTACTGAAGACAAATTAGACCCAATTGTTGGAAGAGAAAAAGAAATAGAGAGAGTTTCACAAATTCTTAGTAGACGAAAAAAAAATAATCCAATATTGATTGGCGAACCAGGTGTTGGTAAATCCGCAATTGCAGAAGGTTTAGCCTTAAGAATTGTTCAGAGAAAGGTCTCAAGAGTATTGTTTAATAAAAGAATTATTTCATTGGATTTGGCTGCTTTGGTAGCTGGCACTAAATACAGAGGTCAATTTGAGGAAAGAATGAAAGCTATCCTTAATGAGCTTGAAACAAATAGTGATATCATATTATTTATAGATGAAATTCATACAATTGTTGGTGCTGGTGGTGCCTCTGGTTCTCTTGATGCTTCTAATATGTTTAAACCTGCTTTAGCTAGAGGCGAGCTACAATGTATTGGAGCTACTACTCTTGATGAATACAGACAAAATATAGAAAAAGACGGTGCTCTTGAAAGACGTTTCCAAAAAGTAATTGTCGACCCAACTTCTATTGATGAAACATATCGAATTCTTAAAAACATTAAAGAAAGGTATGAAGAGCATCACAATGTTTCCTATACCGATGAGGCTTTAGAAGCTTGTGTTGCCTTAACTGATAGATATTTAAGTGACAGATATCTTCCAGATAAAGCTATTGATGCACTTGATGAGGCTGGCTCTAGAGTTCATATCAACAATATCAATGTTCCTGAAAACATTCTTAAACTTGAAAAGGACCTTGATGCTATCAAATCTCAAAAAGGACAAGTCATTAAAAAACAGCGTTTTGAAGAAGCTGCTAAACTCAGAGATGAAGAGCGTCAGATTGAAAACAATCTAAAACAAGCTAAATCGGTTTGGGAAGAAGAACTAAAGAGCCATCGCGAAACCGTTTCTGAAGATAATGTTGCTGAAGTAGTTGCTATGATGACAGGTGTGCCTGTTCAACGTATAGCTGAACAAGAAAGTAAAAAACTTGTTCAGATGGAAAGTGACTTACAAGGTAGAGTAATTGGACAAGATGAGGCTATTAGCAAAATTGTAAAGGCAATACGTAGAAATCGTGTTGGATTGAAAGATCCTGAAAAACCAATAGGCTCCTTTATATTTTTAGGACCTACTGGTGTGGGAAAAACTCAACTAGCTAAGGAATTGGCGAAACTTATGTTTGACTCCAAGGATTCTTTAATAAGAATTGACATGAGTGAATACATGGAAAAATTTGCTGTATCACGTTTAGTTGGCTCACCTCCAGGCTATGTAGGATATGAAGAAGGTGGACAATTAACTGAAAAAGTTAGAAGAAAACCATACTCCATTGTATTGCTCGATGAAGTAGAAAAAGCTCATCCTGATGTATTTAATCTTCTATTGCAAGTAATGGACGATGGTTATATGACCGATAGCTTAGGAAGAAAGATAAACTTTAAAAACACCATTATTATCATGACTTCCAACATTGGCTCACGTCAATTGAAGGACTTTGGTCAAGGTGTTGGATTTGCTACAAACGCTAAAAAAGAGTCGGTAAGTTCTGATACTAAAGGCGTTATTGAGAAAGCACTTAAAAAGGCTTTTGCTCCTGAATTCTTAAACAGAATTGATGATGTAATCATGTTCAACTCTCTTTCTAACGAGCATATACATGAAATTATTGATATTGAGTTGCAATCTCTATATAATAGAGTTGATGATCTTGGCTTTAGTTTAAATTTAGATGACAAAGCAAAAGACTTTATTGCCGATAAAGGTTATGATTCTCAATTTGGTGCTAGGCCATTAAAAAGAGCTATACAGAAATACTTAGAAGATATTCTTGCTGAAGAAATTGTTAATGCAAACTTATCTGAAGGAGACACTATATCAATTACATTAAATGATAGTGAAACTGCTCTTGAAGTAGACATTAAAAAAGCTGTCAAAAAAAGGAAACCGAAAAGTAATGAATAA
- the gyrA gene encoding DNA gyrase subunit A: MAEGEKIIPINIEEEMKAKYIDYSMSVIVSRALPDVRDGLKPVHRRVLFGMHELGVTSTKAYKKSARIVGEVLGKFHPHGDTSVYDTMVRMAQEWSLRYMLVDGQGNFGSIDGDSPAAMRYTEARLRKPAEELLSDIEKNTVDYQLNFDDTIKEPVVLPARIPNLLCNGTSGIAVGMATNMAPHNLSEVVDATIAYIDNRDIDTMGLMQHIKAPDFPTGGIIYGYEGVREAFETGKGRVVIRAKTSFEEVGNREAIIVSEIPYMVNKADMIKKTADLINDKRIDGIHDIRDESDRNGMRVVYELKRDAIPNIVLNKLFKYTQLQSSFSVNNIALVKGRPEQLNLKQIIAHFVEHRHEVVVRRTQFELEQAEKRAHILEGLLIAIDSLDEVISLIRSSRTPEDARNGLINTFKLSEVQARAILDLRLQKLTGLERDKLKEEYDELMKTITFLKNILDNEDVRMDIIKTELHEVKEKYGDERRSTIEYDGGDFRIEDMIPNEEVVITISHLGYIKRTKLTEYKSQNRGGIGSKGASTRDSDFLEDIFVANNHDYMLFFTEKGRCFWLRVFEIPEGAKATKGRAIQNMINIPSDDKVMAFINTKDLKDEEYVNNHFVVMCTKKGVIKKTSLESYSRPRQNGINAITVRDEDQLLEAKLTTGNSQIMLAVKSGKAIRFEEEKVRPMGRTASGVRGVTLSNEKDEVVGMICVNDFESDVLVVSENGYGKRSSIEDYRITNRGGKGVKTINVTDKTGKLIALKNVTDENDLMVVNKSGITIRISVADLRQMGRATQGVRIIKLRENDSIAAVARVPAASLEEETEDGVENTNENETTSEE, translated from the coding sequence ATGGCTGAGGGAGAAAAAATTATTCCTATCAATATCGAGGAAGAAATGAAAGCAAAGTACATCGATTACTCGATGTCAGTAATCGTTTCTAGAGCTTTACCAGATGTAAGAGATGGTTTAAAACCTGTACATAGAAGGGTTTTATTTGGGATGCACGAATTAGGTGTAACTTCAACTAAAGCCTATAAAAAATCTGCACGTATTGTGGGGGAAGTATTGGGTAAGTTCCATCCTCATGGAGACACCTCTGTTTACGACACAATGGTGAGAATGGCTCAAGAGTGGTCATTGAGGTATATGCTTGTAGATGGTCAAGGTAACTTTGGGTCAATTGATGGTGATAGCCCTGCTGCTATGCGTTATACAGAAGCTAGACTTCGTAAGCCTGCTGAAGAATTACTTTCTGATATTGAAAAGAACACAGTTGATTATCAACTGAACTTTGATGATACCATCAAAGAGCCAGTAGTTTTACCCGCAAGAATCCCTAACTTATTATGTAATGGAACATCTGGTATTGCTGTTGGTATGGCAACTAATATGGCTCCTCATAATTTGTCAGAAGTTGTTGATGCTACAATTGCTTACATAGACAACAGAGATATTGATACAATGGGGCTTATGCAACATATCAAAGCACCTGACTTCCCAACAGGTGGTATTATTTATGGTTATGAAGGCGTAAGAGAAGCTTTTGAAACTGGAAAAGGAAGAGTAGTAATCCGTGCCAAAACTTCATTTGAAGAAGTAGGAAATAGAGAAGCTATTATTGTATCTGAAATTCCTTACATGGTCAATAAGGCCGATATGATTAAGAAAACAGCCGACTTAATCAATGATAAAAGAATTGACGGAATTCATGATATTAGAGATGAGTCAGATAGAAATGGGATGAGAGTTGTATATGAACTAAAAAGAGATGCTATACCTAATATAGTATTAAATAAACTGTTCAAATACACTCAACTTCAATCTTCATTTAGTGTAAATAATATTGCATTAGTTAAAGGGAGACCTGAGCAGTTAAATCTTAAACAAATCATTGCGCACTTTGTTGAGCATAGACATGAAGTTGTTGTTAGAAGAACCCAATTTGAATTAGAACAAGCTGAAAAACGCGCACACATATTAGAAGGTCTACTAATAGCTATTGATAGTCTCGATGAAGTAATATCATTGATTCGATCTTCAAGAACGCCAGAGGACGCTAGAAACGGCTTAATCAACACCTTCAAGTTGTCAGAAGTTCAAGCACGAGCTATTCTTGATTTAAGACTTCAAAAATTAACGGGTCTTGAAAGAGATAAGTTAAAAGAAGAATACGATGAGCTCATGAAAACTATCACTTTTTTGAAGAATATTCTTGATAATGAAGATGTAAGAATGGATATCATCAAAACAGAACTTCATGAAGTAAAAGAAAAGTATGGTGATGAAAGACGTTCTACTATTGAATATGATGGTGGAGATTTCAGAATCGAAGATATGATTCCAAATGAAGAGGTGGTAATAACAATTTCTCATTTAGGCTATATTAAGAGAACTAAACTTACAGAATACAAATCTCAAAATAGAGGTGGTATTGGTTCTAAAGGAGCATCGACTAGAGATTCCGATTTTTTAGAAGACATTTTTGTGGCAAATAATCACGATTATATGCTGTTCTTTACTGAAAAAGGACGTTGTTTCTGGTTAAGAGTGTTTGAGATTCCTGAAGGAGCTAAAGCTACTAAAGGAAGAGCTATTCAGAATATGATTAATATTCCTTCTGATGATAAAGTGATGGCCTTTATCAACACTAAGGACCTTAAGGACGAGGAATACGTGAACAATCATTTTGTAGTAATGTGTACTAAGAAAGGGGTTATTAAAAAGACCTCATTAGAATCATATTCAAGACCTAGACAAAATGGAATTAACGCTATTACAGTAAGAGATGAAGATCAACTTCTTGAGGCTAAACTAACTACTGGAAATTCTCAAATTATGTTAGCTGTAAAATCTGGTAAAGCTATTAGATTTGAAGAAGAAAAAGTAAGACCTATGGGAAGAACTGCTTCTGGTGTTAGAGGTGTTACACTTTCTAATGAAAAAGATGAAGTTGTTGGAATGATTTGTGTTAATGATTTTGAATCTGATGTACTTGTTGTCTCTGAAAATGGGTATGGTAAACGTTCAAGTATTGAAGATTACCGAATTACAAACAGGGGAGGTAAAGGTGTTAAAACCATTAATGTTACCGATAAAACAGGTAAACTTATTGCTCTTAAAAATGTTACTGATGAAAATGATTTAATGGTTGTTAATAAATCAGGAATAACAATAAGAATATCAGTTGCAGACCTACGTCAAATGGGACGAGCTACTCAAGGAGTTAGAATCATTAAACTAAGAGAAAATGATTCTATCGCTGCAGTAGCACGTGTACCAGCTGCTAGTCTAGAAGAAGAGACAGAGGACGGAGTAGAAAATACTAATGAAAACGAAACAACATCAGAAGAATAA